Below is a genomic region from Triticum dicoccoides isolate Atlit2015 ecotype Zavitan chromosome 5A, WEW_v2.0, whole genome shotgun sequence.
GCCTCGACGAACTAAAGAAGACAACCGAGAACCACAcagatgaccaagtcgatgatgccactgctggaaggaacCAGTGACGGAGGCGACAGAAGCGGAAGAACTGGCAATGGTGGTGGCAGCagaaggaacatgaagccagtccaactcccaaagaccctgagagtcacggcggcgagggccagccccaaccagagtgtgcgtgtgacggtcctggacagaacaagagtcaacgtcgaggatgacgcgacaaccagaatccgtaagttgaccagcagaaaacaaattcatggtaagtcgaggaacatgagcaacatcaggaacagaATAAGAAGGAGTAGTAAGATTGCCTCTACTAGCAACAGAAAGTGGAGTACCATCAGCAGTGAAGACATGAATAGGAGAATCCAGTGATCGAAGAGAGGACAAAGTGGAAGAATGAGAAGACATATAAAAAGAagctccagagtccagaacccatggggatgtacctgactgtgtagagggtGATTGCTCAGTGCGGGAAGCATCAGTCACAGAACCGGCAGTACCCGTCGAGGAAGAACCTGAAGCCGCGAGCAGACGCTTAAGTCTCAAAATATCCTGTTCAGTCAAAGCAATGGCTGAAGCTGTCGAGGTAGATGACGAAGTCCCTGAAGATGATGATCGAGCCTTGCACAGGTGTTTCTTCTTCGTGTAGCACTGAGACTCAAGATGACCATCATTGTTGCAATAGGCGCAATGTGGACGGGGGCGACCTGAGCCTCCAGAGGGAGTGGGCAAGAGTGGCGGAGCACTCGAGCGAGAAGGGGTCGATGGAGCAGGTGGCGTAGGAGCACGAGTAGCGAGCACAGAGGAAACCTCCAGCAAACCAGCACCACGTAAGTgagtctcctcagcacgaatctcagaaagcgcctccatgagagaaatacgaccacgagcaaacaactgagcacgcCGGGGCTCAAACTCCTTACGGAGCCGAGACAAGAACTCATAGACGCGATGAAACTCCAAATTAGCCTGGACAGCCTGGCAACAGGGGCAGGTACGACACCCAGCACTACGGAGAGAATCAAGCTGGCGCTagatagcagaactctgtgcatagaAGTCGTCAACGgtagagtcaccctgctgaagagcatgctcctgacggatcacagagaggtataaggcatcaccagagggctgatagcgctcaCGAAGACGGGTCCACATCTCAAAGACAGTAGAAAGACCCAGAAATTCAGAAGCAAACTGAGGCAGAACACTAGCAGTGAGAACAGCtgcagcacgagcatcatcatcaagCCGCTGGGTGTAAGCAGACAGAGCACCATGATACAACTGAAGAGCCTCCTCATAAGCCAAAACCCTCTCATCATAAGCACGATCAGCAGCCTCATCAGCAACCTTagccgcatccttggcggcctgattAGCATCCGTAGGAAGAACCGATGGAGTTGGCGGAGTAGGGGCCACCGAAGGAACTGGACGTGGCGGACAGCAGACCTCGCCAGAAAAAACACCCCAAAGACGGATGCCACGCATGTGAATGCGCATGAAGCCAGTGAACTCAGtgtagttagtaccatcaaagatcACCGGACAGCGAGGGACAGCAACATAACCCGATGCAGCAGACATTTTTTTTTAGATCCGACGAGAACGACCAGATCGGGATCAGGCGCTGGCTACTGGAGCAGCGGAAGCCGGCTGGAGAGGAGATCAGGGGCGCCTGCAAGACGAGCCCCCTGGGCCGATCTGACTCCCTGGGCGCCTGCGGGACGAGCCCCCTGGGACAAGCTCCCTGAGCGCCTGCGGGACGGGCGGCTGGGTGACTCCCGATCGGGACGGGCCGGCAGCCGAGCTCCCGGGGCGCCTGCGGGACGGGCGGCTGGATGACTCCCGATCGGGACGGGCCGGCAGCAGAAGCCCTGCGAGCGGCCGGCTGGAGAGGAGATCGGGGGCTCCTGCGGGACGAGCCCCCTGCTTCGATCGAGAGACGGAGAGGAGATCGAGCGGATTGCTTCGATCAAACAGACAGATCAAACGCACGAGTTGCAGCGTGCAAAAAattgacctagctctaataccatgttaggaataagcaacttgtatttctatgaggccataggccgatatatatatacatgtacaggtatggaacatatgcaggaaacccctcatacaacgggataaatacaaaggggtacatgacttatattataactctaacaatGTCTATGGAGCAGAACATCAAATGCAGTATCAGAAAGATTTATGATATCCTAGTTTGTGCCCAACCAAAATCTGACTGATATAGAACAGAAGGAAGTGTCTTTTCACTTCTTGAATTACAAAAGGCAGGTCATGAAGAACTTGAGAAAATCTGCTTGCTTTTCTGCAGACAAGTCCAGCTAGAGGGCTTATTCGGTATTAAATTCTGATCGGATTGTGGAGAAGCCGACAAGAGCCGCCCAGCCCACACCTGCAGACACTAGCTGCCCGTCTAAATAGCAGGCTCCCAGAATGAAGCCGAGGACTCAACGGCGCTGGCACAGGAGAACGAAGATCAGGAAGAAGCCACTACTGCTGGAGGCAACAGCGGCAGCAGAGGAGTTCATTTCCCAGGCAGGCTTCATGCCCAGCAAAAACCCATAGACCACTCAACCCACCTGGATCTGCATCGCTTAGCCATAAATCGACGGTTGGCAGTATAATCATCAACGCCTCTGCAGGCCCGTCGCTGACATCAACGCACTTAAAAGAATTTCGCCTCCTTCAGACATTCACGCCCTTTGAGACAGCAGTTTGTCTACTTTCTTCAGCACACTGTACGAACTACGGCAAATAATATGCTTGGGCTTTGGAGTGGCCAAGTATTAGATTTCTCTGAGAGAAAAAGATATATTTTGTGTCATTTCCTGTGATAATAGACTCTTACATCAGACTGTACAAACTTCTTGTGTTTCTACCAAAAATATTTCAGATTTTCAGTAGCTAAGCTATGTACAAAGCGCAACTTTATGGGTGAGTCCCACCGATGCATCCTGGCTATGGCAATGCCCAGAAATGGAGCTCAAGAACGCTCTCTCGACCTCCTTGGAGGCGTCTCTCCTGACCAGGCACAAGACATACTCCACAACCACGGCATCGCAGGGCAGCATGATCCTGCCTCCCTCGCTGCTCGCGAAGCCGAACTCTTCCCCGGACATCCTCAGGAGCTCGCCGAAGACTGTCGTGCGGAGGTATGCCAGCGGGACCTCGAACCGTGAGCAGCATACACCACGCAATGGCCCTTGTCAGCGACCGTGCTGCAGCACTCGCGGGTCTGCTGGCCACCAGCTCCGGCCGCCACCTTCCTCTGCCACTTCTGGGCCAGCTGAGCAAGCCTCTTTGAATGAATCATGTTTGAGTCTGAAGTGTTCTTGGCTGGCCAAATTTCACTTTGGCTCCAAAAGTCTGAAGGTGTGGTGTAGATAGTGATGTTGTTTGCAGATGAGATGAAGAAGTTTGTGATGAGCAGGCCATGGATTTATAGTAGAAGGAAGAGAGGGATCAGGGCAGTGCACATGTGCGGGTTGTGTGTAGCTATCAGAAAGAGCGGTGGGCAGGAGACAATGCCATGAGTGCTTCGCATGCAATGCTGTTGCAGCTAGCTACAGACAATGTGATCACTGATTTTGACGAGATGTCTGCGGGACCAGATTTTGGGTGAGTGATCAGCCATTGTACCCACTCAGGCAACTTGCAAGTAGCAGTATTTTGCGGTGGGCATCGCAGATTCACAATTAACTTGGGGTCCTTGTGCTAGACCGATCAGCATGGTAGCGCATGCACTTGCCAAACACTTGCCTCAGCACAACTTCGGCTGCTCATGGCCTTGTCTCCTGCCCGTGGCTGCACTGAGATATAAATCCATGGCTAAGTGTCTCCAAAGACCATCGCTGCACCAACAGGAGAAAGCATTCCAAGCTCGAGGCGACAAAAGAATCTCTTCAGTTTTCAGTAATCAGAAACACAAGAAGCTACCATGGTGAGTGCCACAAGACTTGCTCAGCTGGCGAAGAAGTGGCAGAGGATGGTGGTCTGCGGGTGGAAGAGGCTCAcctggtcgtcggcggtggtggagaaagAAACCGAAGGGTCCTGTGGTACGTCGTACTCGACGTAGGCTGGCAAGGGCTGCCGCGTTGTGTACACGAAGACCAAAACTTGGGGAGATAGTGTAAGAAAAGTCTAAACCTACTCCAGCCATGACTTTCTGCATAAGAAAAGTATGCATCCCAAGACCAGAGCTTGGGAACAGTAATATCATAGATCATATATTGTGAAGTAAGTCAGTTCATATATTGTGCTTGTGGTGTGGGATCAGGTACTCTCTCCGGCCATTCCGCCATCGTTCCCATTCACTGTCACCCCGCTCGACCAATATGGCTCAGCTTGGGCACCTTGCCCGACGCGTTGTAGCAATACTTTGCCTATTGATTTTCCAACTATCGTCATCTGATTCTCGTGCTCATGCAAGGATATCAACTGGGACTGGAACCTGCATCAGCAGAGAGCGGGATGCGCTTCTGTCCTTCAAGGCAAGCCTTCTGGACCCTGCTCGCCATCTCTCGTCATGGCAGGGCCAAGATTGTTGTCAATGGAACGGAGTCAGGTGCAGCAACAGAACAGGCCATGTCGTCAAGCTCAACCTCCGCAACACGTATGGCTACAGCGTGTACGACATCTTGAGCTTGTCAACAGATGAGATGAGCTCCTCTTTGGCTGACTTACAACAGTTGAGATATCTTGATCTGAGTTGGAATGACTTCAATGGCGCTAGCATACCTGTTTTTGTGGGCTCTCTGAAGAATCTAAGATACCTCAACCTCTCGTCCTCAGCTTTCGGTGGGAGAATACCTTCACAGCTCGGTAATCTCTCGAAATTGCAATTCTTGATGTTAGTGGGAATTATTATTATCATCTCCACACGTTGGATCTTGCATGGTTGTCATGTCTATCATTGCTGAGTCATGTTGACTTGAGCCAAGTGGACCTTGGTGCTGTGCATGGTTGGGTTCACATGGTTAACACACTTTCTTCTCTGAAAGTGCTTCGCTTAGCAGATTGCGGCCTTAACAACACAGTGTCTGCTACTTCGAAATCAAACCTCACACATCTCGAAGTCCTTGACCTATCATCCAACTTGTTTAACACATCACTAGAGCACAACTGGTTTCTCTGGGATCTCACAAGCCTTAAGGAGCTTTACCTCGTGGGCTGCGACTGGCATGGACCTATTCCTGAAGAACTAGGAAATATGACATCCCTTGAAGTCATAGATTTGAGTGTAAATGATCTTGTGGGTTTGATACCTAGCAACTTACAAAATTTGTGCAATTTGAAAGTGTTGCGTCTTGTAGAAATCAACATTGGTGCGAGCATAGGGGAGTTCATGGATCGATTGCCAAGGTGCTCATGGAGTACGTTACAAATCTTGTCAATGAGGAATACCAATACAACCGGAAACCTACCCCCTGAAGTTGGAGCACTTGTTAACTTGATAGAGTTGGATCTCAGCTTCAATAAACTAAATGGTGTGCTTATGAAGGGGCATTTTTCAGGATTATTCAATTTAGAGTATCTGGACTTGTCGTACAATTCCTTCAAAATGGATATTGACTCAAATTGGGTTCCTCCGTTTAGACTAAAGCACATAAGCTTGCAGTCATGCCCAGTGGGCCCCCATTTTTCAGAATGGCTTAGATGGCAGACTGACATTGATTTTCTTGCTCTCGGAAATACAAATTTGGATGATGTTATTCCTGTTTGGTTCTGGGTGACATTTTCCCAAGCTCGGCACTTGGATGCATCAGGAAACATGTTGCGTGGTTCATTACCATCAAATCTGCAACACATGTCAGCTAAAATTATATATCTCGAGTCCAACAAGCTTACAGGTCAAGTTCCACAGCTCCCTATAAATATATCATACTTGAATCTGTCCTCGAAGTACCTGTGCGACCAGCCCCTCGCTTTCTGCGTTAGGACGGGTGGTTCCCAGTTTTGGCAGTTTGTCATTCAGCTCCTCCCAGTCCTTCGCATTGGGACCTCCATCGCGGTTGGCACTGGTTCGGCCACGCTTTTTTGGTTCGACCGCTGGGCCGGTGATCTCCCTTTCGCGGCCCGGTTCCCTGACCTCTTTTCCATAGCGGTCGATCCTAGGATCTCCGTTGAGTcgccccttattgacttagggcgtctcGCGTTTCGGAGGCCATTTGGGCCGCCGGAGGTTGCCGCTTGGCATGAGCTCCTTGACTCGGTGGCCCTCCATGAGCCTGACTTGTCGCAGCACCGCGACGACCGCCTGTCTTGGCGTCTCGAGCCCTCTGGCCACTTCTCCATGAAGTCTCTCTACCGCGCCATCGCGCACTCTCCCGGACCAAGCGTCCTCAACTCTATATGGTCTATCCGCGTGCCCCTCAAGATTAgaatcttcatgtggcaatggatccgtGGCCGGCTTCCCTCGGGCGTGGAGGTCCTGAAGCGCCAGGGTCCCGGTGATGGTATCTGCCCCGTATGTGGGACGGCAGAAACCTCAAATCACATCTTCTTCTCGTGCGTATCCGCCCAGTTTCTTTGGGGCTGCCTCCGAGAGGTCATCGGTGGCAACTGGTGTCACACTAAATTCCCTGATCTCCTCTCTGAGGTTCAGTCCTCCCCCTTGTCCGGCCGCCACATTAGGTAGTTGCTCATTGGGGTGCTCGCCTGGACGCTGTGGACCGTACGAAATAAGCTTGTCATTCAACGGGTCCCCCTTCGACGTGCTACTGATGCTGTgttcaaattgtgtgatttcttgcggctttggcggccgcttagccgtcaCCAAGATCGCGACGCCATCACCTCCATCATCGCCGACCTTCGCTCGTTGGCTCTCTGCTTTGCTCCGCCGCTCCCTCCACCACCTCCCGAGCCGGATTAGATCCTTCGTTGCTGTCTCGAACGCTGCGGTTGTCCCACCCCCTTTGTTTATTttcagggcttgttgagctgtgccctcagcagaacccctCAGCAGAACTTGCTAGATTTGCAGCAATCAAAGCACTGCTACACCAACCAACAAACACATAGCATGCATTGCAGCTGCAACTGTAAGTGCAAAGTACACACACAAAGGCAGTGAAGCGTAATCTGCATCTACTCGGCAAAGGCTCCTGACCATCATATGCAGTGTCCCCTGTGACACTGGCACTTCACCTCACCTGATTGCAATCACCGGGTTGCTGCAAATGTACAAAGACAGGGTCATCGTACCATTCAGACATGATTGCTTTTGAATGAGACTAACTAGCTTACCTCCCAATCTCGTGATGCAGGACGCCGTACCAAATGGAACACATCCATAAAACCTGGACCCCAGATGGTTGCATAATGCCTCTACCCAATTTAGCATCAAAGACTGTAGTATGCACTTGATTGCCTAGCCACTAGCCCACTAGTCCACTACCCTTGCCTCTACAGATCAAGCTATGGTCCAGCAAAATCTGATCTGAATCTGGCTGCCTCCCTTTACAGACATCATTGCACACAGCTTGTCCCCTGTCAACTTCTATTAAGTCTCACATCTCTATGCCTATATATTCAGGGGCCAAGACAACATCACTTCATCAACAAACTCACAGACTAAGCATTTCTGAGCAACATACCTCCGAACCAAGAACACCCAGCCATGACCATGATCCACCCCAAGAGACTTGCTCAGTTGGTGAGGAAGTGGCAAAGGGTCAAGCAGGTAGCATCCAGAGACGACGAAGTATGCTGCACGACATCGCCAGTCGCAGATAAAGGTCACTGTGCCATCTACACGGCTGATGGGAGGCGGTTCGAGGTCCCGTTGGAGTATCTTGGCACGACAGTATTTGGCGAGCTGCTAAGGATGTCCCAGGAAGAGTTTGGGTTCACATGCGACGGCAGGATAACACTGCCCTTTGATGCAGCAGTGATGGAGTATGTCATGTGCTTGCTCAGTAGAAATGCATCGGAGGAAGTAGAGAGGGCGTTACTGAGCTCTGTAGTGATGCCTTGCCAATATCTAAGTTGTACGGTGCCACATGTAACGCTGCACCAGCAGCTTGCAGTTTGTAGCTCCTGAATATATTCAGAGTGTTCCGCTCATTGTTCTCCATTTTGCATCTGAAAATAGTTCAACACCGAAGAATGGAAATTAAATACTATCATACCAGCTTATTGCATTATATGAAGTAGTATTAACTACATGTATACCATTAGCCCATAAGGTGCAGCAAAGTGATTTACTTTAACCTCAGATTCAGAGTGCAAATGTCTAGCTCCTGTTCTATGATAATAAATCACAAAACTATATTTGGTAATGAATTAATTATTTCAAGAAAATAACAGCCACCCTTTCGTTGTTTCATGATCTATAATATACGCTTCCCTCATCTTGCAGAAGCAATTTGCTGTGAGTTTACTAGTCACATGAGATACATCCGCAGAAGTTTCATGAACGATTTCAATGATGTACCCCCAGGGTAAAACTCTAGAAGTGCTCGTGTATCACAAAATATGTTAAAGTTGCATACAAGAATGACAATGCTATCAAAGAACCTTTCAATGTAGTAATAGTGTTCATCTAGATTTAGGGTAGGGTCTATGGAACAGAAGATCAAAAGCAGTTCAAAAAAGATTTATGAGTTCCTAGTTTCTTCAGAAGCTGGGGACATTGTGCCCAACCGAAATCAGACTGAGATAGAACATAAGGAAACGTCTTTTCACTTCTTGAGTCACAACAAGCAGGTCATGAACTTGAGAAAAAATCTAATGCTTTGCTACAGACTAGCACCAGCTAGGTATAAAAGTCTCACCAGAGTGTGGAGGAGCCGACAAGATGCGCCCAGCTCACGCCTGCAGACACTAGCTGCGCATCTGACTAGCAGGCTCCCAGAATGACACCAAGGACTCAACAGCACTAGCAAGAAGCAACGAAGATCCGGAAGCAGCCACTACTGGTGGCGGGCAGCGGCGGTAGCAGAGGCGCCCATTTCCCAGGCAGGTTTCAGTTGAGGCCATGCCCTGCAAGAACCTATAGACCGCTCAACCCACCCCGATCTGCACTGCTCAGTCATAAATCTACGATTCTCCAAGGAAAAGAGTTGCAGTCAGATCATCCACGCCTCAGAAGTTTGTCACTGCTTTCTTCAGTACTCTGTACGAATACGGAAAATAATGTGTTTGGACTTTGGAGCGGCAAATTAGCAGA
It encodes:
- the LOC119302786 gene encoding auxin-responsive protein SAUR36-like; the encoded protein is MIHPKRLAQLVRKWQRVKQVASRDDEVCCTTSPVADKGHCAIYTADGRRFEVPLEYLGTTVFGELLRMSQEEFGFTCDGRITLPFDAAVMEYVMCLLSRNASEEVERALLSSVVMPCQYLSCTVPHVTLHQQLAVCSS